CAAGGGTTCAAATCTTTCCTCTACCGCGGATGTGCTAGTTTGAAGGAGAAATGACCCCATAAAGTCAGGTATTTGAACATCCGCTCCGCAGTTGGTAGCACTGTTTAGGGAGGCgttgtgaccttgctggaggatgCAGTTACTGACCTGGGGCTTCGAGAGTTCACTGATAGCCTCAcatcctccatttttctctctgtaCTTCATGTTTGTGGTTGAAGATTTGATCGCAGCTTCTTGCCGCAGCTGCAGGGTCTGCCCGCTGGCGTCCGCCGCCCACCACCATTGGCTCCCTAGAGTAACCAATTTTTatctctctgaaaccataagccaaaataaactctttctttctctgcttagTGGTTTCTtttcgtcaacttgacacagctagagtaaCTCGGGAAGAGGAACCTCACAATGGAGAAAATACTTCCATCATTTTGCCTAGAGGCAAGTCTGTAGAACActctcttgattaatgattggtgtgggcTGGTGGCACCCCTGGGTCAGTGGTCTTGAGtcgtataagaaagcaggctgagtaagcaaGTGAGCAgtcctctccatggcctctgtgtaaGATCCTGCCTTCAGGTGTCTGCcatgactttctttgatgatggactgtgcTATGCAAGTGTAAGCTAATAAGCCCTCTCCGCTCCAAGTTACTTCTGGCCAcaatgttttattacagcaatagaagagCAAATACACCATATGGAGCGTGTAAAGATGGCTGACAGGTGGGCCTCACCAAGACTTTCTTCATCTGTGATATCGAGCTACACTAGAAgccctgatctctctctctctctctctctctctctctctctctctctctctctctctctctctctctgtgtgtgtgtgtgtgtgtgtgtggttataagGCCCTCAGCACAGGGTTTGGCTCACAATAAgccacccacaggctgagaacactTAGCCCAGGGCCTGCTGTGTGTGCCCCTGTTATACTGTATGTAGATTAACATGCAgtccaggcagtgtctttgcctCGCAGACAGCAGAGCATCACCGACATCCAGCCCAGCGTGTGGGGACATGGCCCCCCACACATCCAGCCCAGCGTGTGGGGACATGGCCCTGGCTTGAGGAGGCTCACAAATAACTGAATCTGCCTCTAAGGAAAAGGGGGCAACCTGGCCTAACCTCTCTTCCTCACTGCGGCCATTATGCAAATATCTCTTATAGTCTAAGGGACTGGGACTTTTGCTGGACTTCACAACCAGCATTAGTAATATACCTTGAGGTTACTTAAGATTGCTGTCCTACTGTGTGTGTAACCTGTTGGTTTACTCTGCCTTGATGAGAACAATGTTACCGACCAGCCTTGGATTTCCCAAGTAATCAATTTTTACAACATAAACGAATGCAGAGCTGTGATCATAGGTTATGTActcttccctgccccctcccctgccccctcccctgccccctcccctgccccctcccctgccccctcccctgcccctcccctgctcttccctgccccctcccctgctcttccCTGCCCCTACTCTTCCATgctcctctccccatcccagaCAATGCATATGTATCATTTGCTGAAAGCAAAAATCTGCAAGTTGAAAGCAACCTTCTAAAATCCACCATAAATGTTAAAAGCCACCATTTATGGATACTTACTGGCTGATAAACAGTGATGTTTGTAGTACTTTTTGTTATTTGGATTAGTTGGGATCAGTTTGAGCCCGTGACTTAATCCCTTGTAAAATTCTGTTAAATGTTTCTCTAAAGTTTCCCATTCTTTCCCCATGTGACGCTTTCTTTGTTGTCCAATAAAGACAGAGAAAAGCCCTATGTTAGAGAGGGAGACACACAGACAGCAGGCACTGGAGCGAGAAACAGAGAATTCAAATCTGGACCCACTCTCAGTTAAATAATTCTAAGAggagtatttttatttcttcgACTGTGGCCTAAAACTATTAGGTAGAAAATTCTGGAAATACATGATACCTCAGCTTGTAGGCCATAGCATGGTGAAAGCATGCAGCTTCCTGCTCTGTCCTTCAGGGACACGGATGGCCTTTTTGTCCAGAGATTCCATGCAGAATGCTCTGCCTTTCCGTTCCTCGGGGTGATTTTTGGTTATCAGATCAGCCATTGCAGTATTGGGGTGTTTGTGTGACTAACTCTTATTTTGCTTAGTAATGAGGGTGAGGCAGCGGTAACTGATACATGCCAGTGAATTGCCAAAAGTGCTTCCTTTAAGTGAACAAGGTGACGTCCTATTGTGATTCTCTGATGCTATCATAACTACCATAACCCAAAGCaactcaggaagcaaagacttTTCTTAGCTTACAGGTCACAAGCCACTATcgatggaagcagaggcaggaacccagaggcaggaactgagaaaCCGTTGAGGTATAGCTTACTGGCTCAGTGCCCAGGGCTTGCTCAGgtacctttcttatacagcttAGACCctcctgcctagggatggcacctcTCACAGTGGGCTGATGTAGCATTTGTCAAATGCTCCACCAACCAgcatttaagaaaatgcttcattGACAcagccacaggccagtctgatacAGGCAATTCTCCAGTtgtggttctctcttcccagggtCTAGGTTTGTAGTCAGTTGACAGCTGAAGCTGTGATAGGCAAGGTTGGCTTGTGGTTTTtgataatcaaacccagggcctccccGGTACCAACATGAGCTCAACTGCTGAGCTCCATGCCCAGTCTAGTTTTAGATTCCACAGGTAAAGAAATGTTGCTTTGCAGAAGCTGGTCATCTAGAGTGGGATGAGTTTGGTCTTCTGTTGTATCCAGTTGATAAGTGAAACTTTccagctcacagccatcagtaACTGCCATCCTACGGGatctggatgccctcttctggccaccttgggcaccaggcatacatgtggtacccagacatacatatagataaaACAGTTATATGCATAAATAATAACTTAAGCTTGCCTTCAGGTTTGTCTGCAGAGCAACAACATAGCCTATATGTTCCTGGCTTCCGGTCTTCATGGCGGCACAAAGAACCCAAGGATAAGGAGCAAACACTGTGCCCTGTACCTTCATAGCTTAGGGGAGGTTTTAAATGAAGATGCCCCAGAGATGGTCCCTGGCCTCTGAGAGCATCTCTCATTAGACATTCCAAACTGCTAATTACAGAGCAAATCCCGCAGTAATTCGAGGCCAGCGAATCATTCAGTCTCAAAGCTGACACTGGAAACAGGGAGCCTCTTGGGCTTGCCATATGTGAGTTGCCCTGGGCCTGTAGGGGGAGGACCCACGCCGGGCCTAATGTTCAGCTGTTTTCGTCTTGAAGTATgtcattttttctttcctgtcacTCAAGCATTTCTTCAAGGTGACAGAAATGAGTTGTACGTATTCATGGAGTGCAGTGTGACATTCCCGTACATGGTTACCGTGCATAATAATCAGACCAGGTAATTAGCATACACAGTGCCTCCAACATTAACCATTTCCTTGTATCACAAAAACAGTCAAGTCCCCCTACTTAAAATACGTGGCAAattaattatcattattattattttttacctaAAGGTCCGTTTTGGACAGGGAGCAAACTGTGTAGTCAGTTTTAACCAGAGTCGAGGTGACCAGACAGGGTGAGAAGGTATGTGGGATGCCAAGTGTGTGGAGGGGCTAAGTCAGTCTAGAACTTAGAACAAACAGTGTGGGTGTCCAAACCTACAAGCCGCAATGGCAGGGTAACGGGGCTCTTTCTATAGGCCGCTTTACAGCAGGGTCCTTGTTCACTTGTGTGGCCCTATTGGCTGCAGCAGTACCAAGCTTTGGGGTCCTTTGGGGGCTGGACCAGTGAGAACCCTGGCCTCTCTGTCCCTGTTCTAGAATGTGCCTTTCTTTGGGGGCTTCCCCTACTCTGTGATGTCTATTGGCCTCTGGATTTGGGTTGGGCGCACTACACCATCTTCATTTGGCCTGAGACAAAGGGATAGATAGGTAGGACGGAGAACTCAAGGTTCCTACCCCCCAAGCACGATGGTGGCCATCCTGTGGCCACAATAGAAGGGTCATAGTGTCACCTCGTGGTTCACCTTGCAGAGGGGACCTGCTGTGCACCTTGGTGAATGAGAAGAGGGACAGGCAGGAAACCATCTGCAGAAGTGAAGACATAGACAGCTCCAGGTACCTAGTCTGGGGACATGTTCCCTTGAGGGAAGATGACAGATGAGGCTGGCTGAGTTGAACTCTGCTCAATAAGACACAGGTCACCAGCCCCGGAGCCCTCTGTTACCCAGTCCTCAGAAACACCTGTGTGCTCTGTAGTCACAGGCATCTCCCAGATGCAGAATCAGAACCACTGCATCTCGCTCCTTGGCTACCACACAGCCTGGTACCAGAGCCTTAGCCTCTCAGTTGAACTCTACTCTTCCACTGTGGGTCTCAGAGCTGTGGGGCCCCAGAGCATCTTGGACTGCCTTCTCTTTGCCCCTTCAGACCTGCGTCCTCACCTTTCTGCTGCCATTAGTGAGGAGTGGGGAGCGGTACCCTCCAGACCTGGCCTCCTGGCTTCCAGAGACAGCAACAGCCCCACATGCCATAGAGACAGATACTTGTGAAACATCAATTTTCCCTCCTAACACATCTGTGCCAGTTTATTTAGGATGTGGCAAACCTTTTATTGTCATTTAGGTTAACtagacacaggggaaaaaaaaccaaaaaaacaaaaacagcccaggagtACAGAATTTTGGtaacttcaaatatattttattactttctcTTTTCATCTTAGAAAGAACATGAAACCTGCATGCAGCACTCAGGGGTCTCAGCATTTACATAGCAGATACACAGCCATACAGTGCGGCCTCTAATGAGGGGCAGTGTgtggcatggggtgggggaggggtactgAAGGCAATATGTACACAGGAGAGGGCAGGGCGCAGGATCGTCCTAACATCCTAACTCAGAGAACAGTGCTGTTTGCGTATTCACTGAGGGGGAGTGCACTTTCTGTTGGGGTGAGGGAAAGAAACaaagctttggggggggggagctcccATTGCCAAGAGgatgtgtagctctggctgtgtgTCCTGCATCTAATCCTGCATCTTCCCTTGTCCTCCCGAACATCGAGCATCATTTTCTCACACTGCTGGGGACTTTGGATGCCTCAGAAGCATCTTCTACCAAAGCAGGGGACCTTTCAGAAACCCTCAGTTTGCAAGAAAAAGACCCAGCTCCTTTAAGGATCACTTGCCTGGTCGTGACAGGGGAATGAGCTGGggtgcgggtgggggtggggtggggatgaagCTCCTTCTGGTAAGTAGACTGAGTTCCTCTAGGCACAGATGTAGAAGGACCTGCTCCCAATTGCCCTGCAACAGGGGCCACAGTGGAGTCACACTGAAACTCTGACCAGTCATAAGCCCAGGAGAGCCTGTGGCAGCTGCGCAGAGCCGCCAGGCTCTCTGAGCGGAAGCTTTGTAAGCCTGGAGCGGAGCAGTAGTGCTGTGAACGGTCTCAACCATGCTCACTGTTCCTCCCAGGCGCTTATAAAGCTCAGATGTGTGGTGACATATGGACAAATACAAAACcccttattttaaaaaggaaaggcttgaggtccccccgccccccgccaacCGCCCAGCAAAAAGCCACTTGTAATGAAGTCTGGTGCGCAGGCGAGCTGGATCTCACATCTGGAAGCCTTTCACACACAGctataaaatgtaaaaactgaCCCTGGTAAGAAGAGCTTCATAGCAATATATAATTTGTCTTATGCTTGTGAGAAAGAAAGGGCTTTTATTTTAATCTGCAAAGTCCTCTGCTGAAGTCTCTCAACTGGCCTGGAGTTTTTCTTTCCATGATCGTCCACCCTATTCTTCGTAGACCCTGGGAAGAGAGGACACACAGGTATAAGTGGCTCAGGATGTGGTGTAGGCTGCTCACAGCTCCTGGGGAGTGGCTTCACCCATGGATCTTCTCCCAGGTCTGGGGCCAGAAGAGGAGAGATGGTTTGAAACCTCCACAAAAGCTCacactcacacctgtaatcctaacactgggTTGCACTTCACAGGCAGCCTACTGTTCCTTCTTGCTTGTTCCTGGTTTCTGAGGGATAATCCCTAATCATGCTTTGAAATAAACTGCCTGCAAGCCAGAGAGATGATGCTCAAAAATCTGTCACTGCTCCGCCAGAGgaccaagtttagttcccagcatcctcacCAGGTGTTCCTAAACCCCTATTCCTCCAGCTCAACGCCCTCTAGTGGCTGCCtcgggcacctgcacacacatggcatacaggcacatagacacatgcgcataaataaaatagaaacacaatGAAGTGTCTGTGTAGCTGCCTATCATGACAGCCAGGGACTCTGGTTTCTACAGTGCTTTGAGCTCAGTTGTTAGTGCCATGGGCCAGGCAGGGGCCATGCTTCCTCCGTTCTCCCTTCCGAGCTATGGAACATGtatgcttgttctctctctgacaTTGAACAGTTCAAATCTCTATCCCCATTCATTAAGTCATTTTTAATCTTTTGCAAGgaaagggacagaaagagaaagaggaggcacGGCAGTTTCCTATTCCAGGTGCATCAGAGTCCTAAGAAAGGGATGAACTCAGCAGAGTGTAGCATAGGCTTGTGATCCCGAAATCTCAACATTTGGGAAGTGGACCGGCTAGGTTCAGCGTTCAAGGCTATCCTTTGTCTTGAGGTTGAGTTGATACTAGACTGGGCcatgtgagactttgtctcagcaAACGAACAAACAGCCCTGGAAAGGCTAGCAGGATCCTGGTAGCAGAGGCTCTCACAGCCTTCAGGAGAGCAACTTGCAAAAGTAGACAAGGTGTGGTGGGGGTGAGGCTGCAGGAAACCCACAGATGCCTCCTCTTCAAAGCCATAGCTGGGGAGGAGGAAAACCAGGTGGGTAGAAGTTTGAATGTCCCCAGTAGTCTAAACAAGACTCCCCAACCCTCCATAAGCTGGGGTCAATTCTGCTTCCGATGATACAAGTTGAGgtggtggcaggggtggggggtggggtgggcagggtAGGCCAGGCTCTGCTTTTTGCCATGTGAGCTGCATGCCCTGACCAGTAAGAGGGCTTCATTTTCATCAGATACAGAGGAACCAGTCGCTCACCTCACCACTTTCTATTTCGGGCAACTGCAGATGAGGCAGTTTTGGAGGGAGCAAGGAAGGACTCAGGTGCAGGAGCTGAACAGGGATGTCAGCCTCGAGAGAGCAGCCCACAGGGCTGTGGAGGCCAGCAGCGGGGTGTTTGTGTGAGGGGCACAAGGCCACCTGCTGGGAAAGGCAGCACCAGCGACCCACAACCCACAAAGGTTTCGCCCTGGCTTTTTCCAGTGCTGCGAAGGCAGTCACACCCTGACCCCACCTGGTCTTTGTTTCCTCCTCTTAGGCCAAGCTGCTGGAGTCCTTGGAGGTCACCTAAGTGTGTGTCCTTCCTTAGCTTTGCAGGGAATGATAAAGCAGGCCTTGGGTGTTTGAGGAGTGATCTACTCCAGGACATGGTACAAAGGAGCCGAGACCTGGCTTCTCCTTCCAAGAGCAGACCAAGGACCCCAGGGTTAGAACTAGGGAGCCCCCTTCTGGTTGTATGAAAATGCCCATCAGCAGAGGTGTCTGGTCCAAGGCACTGCTGCCCCTTTGGGTAAAGAGGCTCTGAATGGAAGATGCTGAACTCAAGCATCACTCAAAACCTGCCTGATGTTTAGGAAGAACAGGGCATGGGGCATTCTGGAGAGGAAATCACCTTGCTGGTAGGGGTTATTCTTATCATTAGTGGCTTTTGGCTAATAAATTGTCACTGAAGAGCTCATACCCCACCCGGCTAAAGTAAACAGAGGACAACTATGCTAGGTGCTCACCCAGCCATTTCCAGCTTATGTGGCTTACATAAAAAGAACAATTGAGACTATACTATGAAAGTTAGGGtccagagggatggctcagcagctaagagcattgCTGCTCtgatagaggacctgggttgggttcctggcacccacacagcagctcatgaccatctgtaactgcaaTGTCAGGGGATATGATGAACCTCTTTTTGAAGCCCACAGGCACCATACAAGTAGGGGGCACACTTATGTGTATGCAGGCTTAATACCCATGtacataagattaaaaaaaaacctttaaaaatattcccACAAGTCTATAATAGGAAAGATAGAATGAGGTAGAGTTTTTGTTCACACATGGACACACCTGCAGTGTGCACAGCTGTGCAGAGAGCATCAGCCTCCTTTGTGAAGTGGTGAGGTCTCCATCAGTGGGGGCATGGAAACAGTGTGAGGGTGTCTACCTTCGTGGCTATTATGTGGGGGTCACACGTTAGATGAGGCTGGTAGAAGGCATGGTGTGGGTCCCTTCCTGCCCTGAAAGCTATAGCCCATAGCCAAGCCcttctgagtgggtgggggtgggggcagggcagggcaggaggcgAGGGCAGCGAGGCGAGGCGAGGGTACCTGCGCTTCTCGTTCCAGGCATTGTACCACTTGATGAAGCGTTTGGTGCTCTGCAGCTTAGGGTGCAGGCAGTGCTCCTGGCCCCGGTACCTGGACATGCTCTTGGTGGTGACGCTGAAACAGAGCAGAATGGGGCATAGGGTTGAGATAGCTGAATAACTGTCTACAGGATCAGAGCACTGGGCCGTCTGGTCCCTCCCTGCTGCCAGTGTCCAATCCCTAGCAAGCCTTTTGTAATGTTTTATGTCTCAGTCTTCATGACGGGGTTATATAGGGAGTAAGTGCTCCCCCCTTGCACCCAACTGTCCCCAGGACAGCCTCTCTTGGGGAGCAATGATCAGCGGGTGCTTCCAGTGGTCCAGAGGTAGACAGAGCTACTGCTAGAAGGCACCCATGCCAAGTTGCACAGAGGGCTGAGACGCGTCCTACAGACACCATAGTCTCTGACCGTTGTCCCCAGCACCTGCACCCTCTACAGCTTGTCCCTGGGCTAAGGATTTCCTGATTCTTACTGGCTTGAGTGTGAGGTTGCAATTATCTTATTTGGGGGCAGAAAAATATGACATTTCTTCTCTGGGTCTCTCTCAGCCAAAGCTCCAACACTCCGTGAAGGGAAAGCCTAACTGTGCAGGGGAAAAGCAGGAGCGGTGTTGAGTGCAAGCGGCCGAGTTTGAATCCTTGTGACCTGTCTGACTCTGTCTGCTCTGTGTAAAATAGGTACAATAAAAGGATCTGTGTCGCCAGGCTACTGAGGGAGCTAAAGGTGTCTCCTATGCTGAGTACTTAGCCCTTGGTAGGTGTCCAGGGACTTAGCTATCAATTACTAACTAGTCATGAGAGATGAGGCAGCCAGAGGCAAGATGAACTTCATGTGTGAGTTCAGTCCTGGATGGTCTGAGGTACGTCTCTCAGCCAGGCTGACCAGGGAGATACAGGAAGCTTCTAGGAAGACAGAGGTGGATAATGGTGAAGAATTAGGGTCTTGGAACAAATCAGAATGTGACTTCCTGATGGGTCATGCAAGGATAGTTGGAGATGAGAGTCGAGAGAGTGGGAGGTCTGCTCCCCACCTGGTGAAGAAGAGTCAGGGTAAAAAGGGCAAATTCTAGGAGGGGCACGCTTGCTGTGAACGCACACTTCCAAGCTGTAGGAACAGCAGACAAAATCTCGCAAGCAGAATGGGGACAGAAAGCTGTGTCAAGAGCTTGTTCTTCCTCTCAGACCAGCGATGGACATCTGATAAGACCTCGTAATTGGATCTTGTTTccctggagacaggtggatccttgCAGGCTCTGAGCATGGGGCCCTCCTACTT
Above is a window of Mus musculus strain C57BL/6J chromosome 13, GRCm38.p6 C57BL/6J DNA encoding:
- the Cxcl14 gene encoding C-X-C motif chemokine 14 isoform X1, with the translated sequence MRLLAAALLLLLLALCASRVDGSKCKCSRKGPKIRYSDVKKLEMKPKYPHCEEKMVIVTTKSMSRYRGQEHCLHPKLQSTKRFIKWYNAWNEKRSYGFEEEASVGFLQPHPHHTLSTFASCSPEGCESLCYQDPASLSRAVCSFAETKSHMAQSSINSTSRQRIALNAEPSRSTSQMLRFRDHKPMLHSAEFIPFLGL